A stretch of Rhododendron vialii isolate Sample 1 chromosome 4a, ASM3025357v1 DNA encodes these proteins:
- the LOC131323690 gene encoding uncharacterized protein LOC131323690 — MRGAWNGLQALFLKDCPYAYYIHCFAHRLQLALVAAAETESSIWLFFSKLTSIVTLVDASPKRHTELQSAQAIEIEHMLNTGERETGRGANQIGTLHRPGKTRWSSNFDSIWSLVDMFTATIKVLEMMFENGSSNSIRGEAKGALLAMKSFEFIFILHLMHRIMGITDLLCRALQHKSLNIINAMDLVSTTKTLLHTLREEGFDLLMMHVKSICTEYDIDMPDMSARYKTATGRTCQQKDVLTIEHHYHIDIFNAAIDFQLAELNDRFNEGVVELLVLSSALEPKDGFKSFNVDHICTLVEKFYPDDFTNQERHYLILQLEHYKLDVPRQQKFQNMTTISELCQGLVETKKSESYHLIERLIRLVATLLVTTATAERAFSAMKHVKTNLRNKMDDDFLADSMIMYIERDLVQDIDSDSIIDDFYSVKHRRVQL; from the coding sequence ATGCGTGGTGCATGGAATGGATTACAAGCCTTATTTCTTAAAGATTGCCCGTATGCTTATTATATACATTGTTTTGCCCACCGCCTACAACTAGCATTAGTTGCTGCTGCTGAAACAGAGAGCTCTATCTGGttgttcttttcaaaattgACTTCTATTGTCACTCTTGTTGATGCTTCTCCAAAACGACATACTGAGTTACAATCTGCCCAAGCCATTGAAATTGAACATATGTTAAATACCGGTGAACGTGAGACGGGTAGAGGGGCTAATCAGATTGGTACTTTGCATCGACCTGGAAAAACTCGTTGGAGCTCTAATTTTGATTCTATTTGGAGCTTGGTTGATATGTTTACTGCAACTATTAAAGTTCTTGAAATGATGTTTGAGAATGGATCCTCTAACTCTATACGTGGGGAAGCTAAAGGTGCTTTGCTTGCGATGAAGTCATTTGAGTTcatatttattttgcatttgatgCATAGAATTATGGGAATTACTGATTTGCTTTGTCGAGCCTTGCAACACAAATCTCTTAACATCATAAATGCCATGGACTTGGTCTCTACTACAAAAACACTCCTTCACACATTGAGAGAAGAAGGTTTTGACCTTCTTATGATGCATGTGAAATCAATTTGCACAGAGTACGACATTGACATGCCCGACATGAGTGCTCGTTACAAAACAGCTACTGGTCGTACTTGTCAGCAAAAGGATGTCCTCACAATTGAGCATCATTACCACATTGATATATTCAACGCCGCAATAGATTTTCAGTTGGCGGAGTTGAATGACAGATTCAACGAGGGGGTAGTGGAACTCCTTGTCCTTAGCTCGGCTTTAGAACCTAAGGATGGCTTTAAATCATTCAACGTTGATCATATTTGCACTCTTGTTGAGAAATTTTATCCTGATGATTTCACAAATCAAGAGAGACATTATTTGATATTACAGTTGGAACATTATAAGCTTGATGTACCTCGTCAACAGAAATTCCAGAATATGACCACCATTTCTGAATTATGTCAAGGATTAGTTGAGACAAAAAAGTCGGAGAGCTATCATTTGATCGAAAGGTTGATTCGCCTTGTTGCAACTCTTCTGGTTACCACGGCAACAGCGGAAAGAGCATTTTCAGCTATGAAGCATGTGAAAACTAATCTGCGCAACAAAATGGATGATGATTTTCTAGCGGATTCTATGATTATGTACATCGAAAGAGATCTTGTCCAAGACATCGACTCAGATTCGATAATAGATGATTTCTATTCTGTGAAACATCGTAGGGTACAACTTTAA
- the LOC131323691 gene encoding uncharacterized protein LOC131323691, which yields MEQQQKKGGKTLMSFFKRRVNISESDAPSQINVDTSINDEQPPPKIQRVEFDDTSLVREPGLRFPIWEHSVNQHDEIRRAYIKAGPYQPNCLEFPRSKFGIQYRRFQSSWFSKFPWLEYSPQKDAAFCFPCFIFEKKTANRSTLTGAGFTNWKVVFDAFSMHVGGPNSPHSNAVNYCDDLMNVGRHIDKVMNAQSSEDIQKNRVRLMATIESIRWLTLQGCALRGHDESVDSKNRDEAKDTSNREQMVIVLRFVDVQGFLRERFFHIVHVKDTTALTLKKEISDILTRYNLDIHNM from the exons AtggaacaacaacaaaaaaagggaggaaaaactCTTATGTCGTTCTTCAAACGAAGAGTGAATATATCAGAAAGTGATGCTCCTTCTCAGATCAATGTTGATACTTCAATTAACGATGAGCAACCTCCTCCTAAAATTCAAAGAGTTGAATTTGATGATACTTCTCTTGTACGGGAGCCGGGGTTACGTTTTCCGATATGGGAACATTCCGTTAATCAACATGATGAGATTAGACGAGCTTATATTAAAGCAGGGCCATATCAACCTAATTGTCTGGAGTTTCCACGATCCAAGTTTGGAATTCAATATCGTCGATTTCAATCCTCTTGGTTCAGCAAATTTCCTTGGTTAGAGTATTCCCCACAAAAAGATGCAGCATTTTGTTTTCCATGCttcatttttgaaaagaagACAGCAAACCGTTCTACATTAACTGGTGCGGGGTTTACAAATTGGAAGGTTGTTTTCGATGCCTTTTCGATGCATGTAGGAGGTCCTAATTCACCACATTCCAATGCTGTGAATTATTGTGATGATTTAATGAATGTTGGTCGGCATATTGACAAAGTAATGAATGCACAATCTTCAGAAGACATTCAGAAAAATAGGGTGCGGCTTATGGCAACTATTGAGAGTATTCGATGGCTTACTTTGCAAGGATGTGCTCTTAGAGGCCATGATGAATCTGTTGATTCAAAAAACCGAG ATGAAGCAAAGGATACATCTAATAGAGAGCAAATGGTAATTGTTTTGAGATTTGTTGATGTCCAAGGATTTTTACGGGAGCGTTTTTTTCATATTGTGCATGTTAAAGACACCACTGCATTAACTCTGAAGAAAGAGATATCTGATATCCTCACTCGTTACAATTTGGACATTCATAATATGTGA